A part of Myxococcus landrumus genomic DNA contains:
- the sdhB gene encoding succinate dehydrogenase iron-sulfur subunit, producing MDTAQAGAVSTQSITFRIWRQDDPNKPGHYDEFKVPYRKGANVISCLMEIQRNPVTSDGKRVAPVVWDAACLEEVCGSCAMNINGRVRMACSALIDKLEQPITLEPMSKFPIVRDLAVDRNRMFDALKRVKGWIPTDGTHNLGPGPRQSPVDQSTMYVLSTCITCGSCLEACPQVTMDNDFVGAAAISQARLFNMNPTGKLNSEERVRSLMGPGGVQDCGKAQNCVKVCPKEIPLTTSIAMMNRQVTKLVIKDLFSHEEEKKGHSGPG from the coding sequence ATGGACACCGCACAGGCAGGCGCCGTCAGCACCCAATCCATCACCTTCCGCATCTGGCGGCAGGACGATCCGAACAAGCCGGGCCACTACGACGAGTTCAAGGTTCCCTATCGCAAGGGCGCCAACGTCATCTCGTGCCTGATGGAGATCCAGCGCAACCCCGTCACCTCGGACGGTAAGCGCGTGGCGCCCGTGGTCTGGGACGCCGCGTGTCTCGAAGAGGTGTGCGGAAGCTGCGCGATGAACATCAACGGGCGCGTCCGCATGGCGTGCTCGGCGCTCATCGACAAGCTCGAGCAGCCCATCACGCTGGAGCCCATGAGCAAGTTCCCCATCGTCCGGGACCTGGCCGTGGACCGCAACCGCATGTTCGATGCGCTCAAGCGGGTGAAGGGCTGGATTCCGACGGACGGCACGCACAACCTGGGCCCGGGCCCGCGTCAGTCGCCGGTGGACCAGTCCACGATGTACGTGCTGTCCACCTGCATCACGTGCGGAAGCTGCCTGGAGGCGTGCCCGCAGGTGACGATGGACAACGACTTCGTCGGCGCGGCGGCCATCAGCCAGGCGCGGCTGTTCAACATGAACCCGACGGGCAAGCTGAACTCCGAGGAGCGCGTGCGCTCCCTCATGGGCCCCGGCGGTGTGCAGGACTGCGGCAAGGCGCAGAACTGCGTGAAGGTCTGCCCGAAGGAGATTCCGCTCACCACCTCCATCGCGATGATGAACCGTCAGGTGACCAAGCTGGTCATCAAGGACCTCTTCTCGCACGAGGAGGAGAAGAAGGGTCACAGCGGTCCGGGGTGA